CACCCGTTCTCAAGCAGGCAAAAGAAAAAGGGAAGGCGGTCATATCAGAGGTTGAACTTGCGTACTCTTTCCTTGAGTGTCCCATGGTTGCTGTCACAGGGACAAACGGGAAGACTACGACTGCCGCGCTCATCAATCATGTTCTTGAAAGAGAGGGTCTTCGTACTGCCCTCGGCGGAAATGTCGCGCCAGGCATCCCCATGAGCGGTCTTGTGGGCAAGCCACTTGATTTTGCAGTGGTGGAAGTTTCAACCTTTCAGTTGGAAACAATAGACAGATTCAGGCCACACGTGGGAGTACTCACAAACATTGCTCCTGACCACCTTGATAGGCACGGGAGCTTCGAAGAGTATAAGAGGTTAAAGGCAAGGCTGTTCTCCAACCAGACAGATCAAGACTTCTCTGTTCTCAACGCTGATGATGAGAATGTGATGGATGCGACGGAGGCTGTAAGGTCGAGGAGAGTCTTCTTCAGCATAAGTGGAAGGGTGGATAGTGGGGTGTGGGTTGCTGAAGGCGACATACGATTCCGAATCTTAGAAAGGTCGGGCCGCATATGCTCCAGCTCTGAAATCGCGTTGAAGGGCGAGTTCAACCTGGAGAACAGCCTTGCAGCATCTGCTGCCTGCCTTCTGTTGGGCGTAGAAAAAGAGACTATTGCTGAAGCGTTGGCGAGCTTCAAAGGTGTTATACACAGGCTTGAGGAGATAGGGGAAATTAGAGGAATCACTTTCGTCAACAACTCTATGTGCACAAACCCGACTGCAGCCTCGAAGTCTCTTGCAGCCTTCAGTGAGCCTCTGGTACTGATAATGGGAGGCAAGGACAAGGGGTTCGACACAGATCTGCTCATAAAGAGTGTGGTGGAGAAAGCGAAACACGTAGTACTGATCGGTGAGGTTGCCAAAAGACTGTCAAAGGAATTGGAAGTGGCTGGCTTCAGCCGATATGAGAGTGCCAGCTCTATGAGTGACGCATTTAACAAGGCCTATGCCGCTTCTACAAGTGGGGACACAATCCTTTTGTCTCCTGGATTTGCCAGTTTCGACATGTTCAAGAACTTTGAGGAGAGAGGGTTTGCATTCAAGGAGGCCTTTGCCCAACTCAAGTCGAAGTCTCAGTGATTATCAGGCTCGTCCTGACCTGGGGCTTTTCATAGGTATGCTCGTTCTTGTAGGATTCGGAACGATAATGGTTTACTCATCGAGCGCCTTCTATGCGTGGGCCACGTCCGAATTCGGCAGTGGGTTCTTCTTTCTCAAGAGACATCTCATCAGGCTTGGGGTGGGGCTGTGCGCGATGGTGGTGGCTGAGAAGATCGACTACCGGTTCTGGTCGAGGATAGCAAAGCCGCTCCTGGGTGTGTGTATGCTTCTTCTGGTGGCAGTGCTCATTGTTGGTTCTGGCCGGTCACACGGGGCGAGCAGGTGGCTTCGTATCTCTTTTGTTTCTGTCCAGCCTTCTGAATTGATGAAGGTCTGTCTGGTCATATTTCTGGCTTCATACGTGGTATCTGCACGAGAAAATATGAAACATTTCAGTCGAGGTTTCCTTCCTCCCCTTGTTGTGCTGGGCATTATTACAGCGCTGGTCGTCAAGCAACCGAACTTCGGTACCGCGGTTGCCCTTCTTTTGATAGGCTTTTTCATGCTATATATTGGCGGTTCGAGGGTACATCACCTCGTTGGGGCAGGGATAGCTGGCGCGGTCGCCGTTGGATTGATTGCCTATGGAATACCCTATGCGCACCACAGGATTGTGGGATTTATGGGTGCGGCCTCGGGGAGCCTTGACGGTAACTATCAGCTCAGACAGTCGCTCTTGGGTATGGGGTCTGGAGGGCTGTTCGGAGCGGGATTGGGCGGGAGCAGGGCGAAGCTCCTCTTCCTTCCCGAACCGCACACAGACTTCATCTTTGCGGTTGTAGCAGAGGAACTGGGTTTCATAGGGGCCATAGTTCTCATGGGTACTTTTCTATTTATTCTGGTGAGGGGGGCGCAGATCGCACTCTCTTCGCCGGACGATTTTGGCATGTTTTTGGCGGCTGGTCTGACGATTTCCATATTCACCTATGTGTTGTTGCACATAGCAGTGGTGGTGGGAGCGCTTCCCACCACAGGTCTACCACTCCCATTTCTCAGTTTTGGGGGTAGTGCCCTGTTCACAAATCTTGTTTCTGTGGGGATTCTCCTGAACATATCGAAGAGGCGCCAGAAATCTAAGGCACCCCACTATGGCAGGAGATGTCTAAGGTGAAGGTGCTGGTGGCGGTTGGAATGACCGGTGGTCACATATTCCCAGGCATTGCTGTGGCTGAAGAGTTGAAGGCATTCGATTCTGGTTGTCAGGTTGTCTTTGCAGGCTCAGGTAGGGGAAGAGCGAAAAGCCTGGTAGCAAGGGCCGGCTACAATTTCATAGCAGTCGGCGCGCGTGGATGGGTTGGCGTTGGAACAAGGGGGAAGATGTTGTTTCTGTTTCTGATGGCGATGTCTCTGGTTGCCGCTTTTCTTGCTCTGCTCAGAGAGAGACCGCAAGTGGTCGTGGGGACAGGAAGCTATGCGACAGTTCCTTTTGCCGTGTCAGCACTCCTGATGGGCATACCAACGGTCCTTCTTGAGCAGAATGTGGTGCCTGGCAAGGCGACGAGGTTGCTCTCTCATTTTGCCAGAGAGGTTCACGTCGCCTATGGAGAGAGTACTCGACACCTGAGCAAGAGGGCGAGGGGCATTGTCTCGGGAAATCCGGTCCGCAGGTCTCTTTTCGCTCCAGACCGCAAGAGTTCAATAAAAGAGTTCGACCTTGATGCGAATTTGAAGACGGTGTTCGTATTCGGTGGAAGCAGAGGTGCGCGCTCCATAAACAGAGCTTTTGCAGACGCAGCACATGTTCTATCGGAGCATGATGAATTGCAGTTCATTGTTCAGACTGGAGAAGACGACCTTCAGTGGGTGAGGGAGGCTTGCACCAAGGCAAAACTGAAAGCCTACACAGCGCCATTCATACATGGCATGGAGTTGGCTTATGCGTGCGCAGACATTGTGGTTTGCAGAGCCGGAGCCACAACTGTTGCTGAACTTACTGCTCTTGGCCTCCCTTCAATACTGATTCCATACCCTTATTCTGCAGGTGGACACCAGGAGAAGAATGCGATGATGCTCCAAAAGGCGGGCGCCTCGGTTCTTGTCTACGACCGGAGACTCACTGGAGAAATACTCGCCTCTCTGATACTCGAGACCCTGAAGAGTGAAGCGAGGCTCGCAAGCATGGCAAAGGCGGCGAAAGCATTGGGCAGGAGAGATGCAGGAAGACATATTGCGCAGTCGATTCTGAATGCAGGTAGGAGAGAGTGTTCAGGAAGATAAAACATATGCATTTCGTGGGTATTGGTGGAATAGGGATGAGCGGAATCGCAGAGGTTCTGCTGAATTTGGGATACACAGTGACAGGCTCAGACTTGAAAGAGTCTCCAATAACGGAAAGGCTTTCCAGTCTCGGAGCGAAAGTTTCCACGGGTCATTCTCCCCACAATGTGAAGGATGCCGACGTGGTTGTGTACAGCTCCGCGGTCAAGCCTGACAACGTAGAACTGGTGGAAGCCAAGTCACGGCAGATACCAACAATAGCGAGGGCAGAGATGTTAGCTGAACTGATGAGGATGAAGTACGGCATAGCGGTGGCTGGAACCCATGGCAAAACGACAACCACCTCTATGATTGCAAGGATTCTTACTGAAGGCGGCTTAGATCCTACCATTGTCGTTGGGGGCAAGTTGAGGAGCTTGGACACCAATGCCAAGCTTGGAGCAGGTGAGTACCTGGTGTGTGAGGCGGACGAAAGCGACAGATCATTCCTGAAGCTTTCACCCACCATTTCTGTCATAACAACTCTCGAAGAAGAACACATGGAAAGCTATAGAGACCTGGAAACTGTTGAAGACGCCTATGTTCAGTTTGCAAACAAGGTTCCATTCTATGGATGCGTAGTGCTTTCGCTTGATGAAAAGAACCTCCAGAACATACTCGCCAGGATTGAAAAAAGGTGCATTACGTACGGCATGAAGACCCAGGTGAATGTGAAAGCAAAGGGTGTAGTTTTTGAAGGGTTCGGTTCTAAGTACGTGCTTCAAAGCAACGGGGATACGCTGGGTGAAATCAGGCTTGGCGTTCCTGGTCTACACAATGTATACGATTCTCTTGCCGCTTGCGCTGTGGGGCTCGAACTCGGGCTGGATTTTTCTGTTCTCACCAGGGCGCTCGCTGAGTTCAAAGGAGTGAGAAGGCGCTTTGAGATAAAAGGGGAGGTGGATGAAGTAACGCTCATCGATGACTACGGTCATCACCCCACTGAGATTGAGGTGACGCTGGAGGGAGCAAGGCGGGCATGGCCGGGCAGAATCATAGCCGTATTCCAGCCGCATCTCTACTCCAGGACAGCCAGACTGGCAGATTCCTTTGGAAGAAGTTTCTACAATGCTGACCTGGTTGTTGTTACCGACGTCTATGGCGCCAGAGAGGAGCCCATACGTGGTGTGAGTGGTAGGTTGATAAGCGATGCGTGCACGGCCAGCGGGCACAAGGCCGTAAACTATGTTGAGGATATGGCGTTTGTGGCCAGGTGGCTTCTGGACATTGTGAGACCTGGTGACATGGTGCTCACCATGGGCGCTGGAGACGTGTATAAAGTCGGCGAGGAACTCCTCAAATTGCTAAAGGCGAGAAGCGAGAATTCCAAAGCCCGCGCAACTAGTTGAAGGTGTGCAAAATGGGAGTCCTGTACGAGAAACTGAAGGAGTTGTTTAAGGGTGAAATGGCTGAGAATAAGCCCATGTCACGCCACACGTCTTTCGGCATAGGGGGGCCGGCAGAGATCTACTGTAGGCCCAAGAACGAGGAAGATCTTTCTGGACTTCTGCGGTTTGCACGCTCAGAAGGTATCGACACTCTGGCGCTGGGGAATGGCACCAACATACTTGTGAAAGATGGGGGTATCCCAGGCATAGTTATACACACTGCTTTTGAAACGCTAATCCTGGAGGGTGAGATCCTTACGGCAGGGTCAGCCCTTTCCCTGGCAGACCTACTGGAGTTCTGCATTGAGAACTCCGTGGCCGGTCTGGAGTTTATGGCCGGCATACCCGGTTCTGTAGGAGGAGCACTGGCAACAAATTCAGGTGCATACGGACACGATTTCGGCGAGAGGGTGGTATGGGTAAGAGGTGTAAACATGGACGGCAGTGCGGTGGAACAGTCTGTTGGAGGCGAGGAGTTCGCGTACAGGGGCTCCAACTTCAAGGGGAAGATGGTCATAGAAGGAGTGAGAATCTCGGTTGAGAAGGGTGAGTCTGAGACTCTGCGAAGAGAGATATCAGAATACCTCGGTAGGCGGAAGAAAAACCAGCCTATTGGTGAGAGGAGTGCAGGTTGTATCTTCAAGAATCCAAAGGGCCTTCACGCCGGTAAACTGCTCGACTCAGTGGGGCTTAAGGGGAAGACCCATGGTGGCGCAGAGGTTTCGCAAATACATGCCAATTTCATAATAAACAGGGGTGGGGCATCTGCGAAGGATGTTCTCTATTTAATTGAGCTGGCCAAAGATGCTGTGCGTGAAAAGCAGGGTGTCGAACTTGAACATGAAATCGCTATCGTAGGAAGGGACTAGTGGGATGAACAGTTCCCATAGGCAGGTGAAGAAGAGAAGAACCAGGAAGCTCAGAGTGAGAGTCACATTCATTCTGTTCGTTCTCGGCCTTCTTGCTTCGGGTGGCTGTGGAATGTACAGGCGTGCCAGAGATTGGCGAATTTTCTCAATCAGCCAGATAGTGGTGAGGGGAGTGGGTGAGGAGTACGTGACCAGAGTGGCTGATGCCAGTGGGATAAAACGGGGCAGGTCGATGCTTGAACTGAACCCGAGAGAGATAGCCAGAAGGCTGGAGTCGCTCGACTTCGTGAGGAGGGCGTATATCAGAAGGAGGCCGCCCGGGAGAGTGATTCTCGATATCTCGGGCCGGAAACCTTTTGCCCTCGTGAATGGAAACATTGTTGTGGGAGAGGATGGAAGAGCAGTCTCTTCAGATGTGAAGGGGTTGGACCTCCTGGTCGTAGACTGTCCCTTGAGGAAGGGCGAGGGAGGATTTGAAAGTGTGGATCCTGGGCTCTTGCAACAGGCTTTCCTCGTCCTTGCTGCAGTTGAGAGCCTTGGTGTGAAGAGAGTAGATGTCACCAACCTGGATGACGCGAGGGTGTTGCTTGCAGATGGAACGCTCCTTCGTCTGGGATCAGGGAGATTCTGCGAGAAATCAAGGATGATCGCCCTGGTTCTAAGAGACCTCAAAGAGAGGAACGGGAAGGTCTCAACAATTGATGCACGCTTTGATTCTCAGATCTTGGTGCTAAGGCAGGAGTCTTTGCGTTCTCGAAAAAACTAAAAGGTGGTGGAAAAATGGGAAGAAGCACGGTGATCGTCGGTCTTGATTTGGGCACAACAAAGATTGCAGCCATAGTTGCCGAAGTTAGCGAGAAGGGAGAGGTGAATGTTGTAGGAGTGGGCACCAGCCCTTCAGATGGGTTGAGAAGGGGAGTTGTGGTTAACCTGGAGAAGACAGTCAATTCTGTGAAGAAGGCGGTCCATGAGGCGGAACTGATGGCTGGAGTCAGAGTTGACGAAGTCTACGCCGGGATCGCCGGCGACCACATCAGGTCTATTAACTCCAGAGGCGTGATTGCGGTCACCCGCTCTGGGAACGAGATTGGACAGAGTGATGTGCACAGGGTCATAGAGCAAGCGAGAGCCGTCGCCATCCCCATAGACAGAGAGATCATACATGTGATACCTCAGGAGTTCGTGGTTGATGACCAGACAGGGATCAAGGATCCGGTGGGCATGGCCGGGGTCCGGCTTGAAGCAGTAGTCCACATTGTGACCGGAGCTGTGACGTCCGCGCAGAATATCTACAAGTCGATAGACCGCGCGGGGATGAAGATTAGGGACCTCGTTCTTCAGCCGCTCGCAGCAAGCTATGCTGTTCTCGACCCCGAAGAGAGAGAGCTGGGTGTCGCGATTATCGATATTGGAGGCGGGACTACTGACATAGCAATCTTCTACGACGGATCTATCAGGCACACATCAGTGGTGGGACTGGGCGGCTCAAACATCACCAACGACATAGCCATAGGCTTAAGGACGCCAAGAACTCGTGCAGAAGAGATAAAGATGAAATATGGCTCTGCAATGGCCTCTCTCATTGACCCTGAGGCGAAAATAAAGGTACCAGGAGTTGGAGGAAGGGAAGAGAGGGAGGTCTCAGCGCAGGTTCTGGGGTCAATCATAGAGCCGAGACTTGAGGAGATACTCTCGCTGGCCCACCGTGAGATAAAGAAGACCGATTATGCAGATCTGCTTGGTGCTGGAGTTGTCTTAACTGGAGGGACAGCACGGATGGTGGGGATAGCCCAGCTGGCAGAACAGATCTTTGATCTTCCTGTGAAGGTGGGCATACCAAAGGGTGTTGGCGGTCTCACCGATTCTGTGACAGACCCTCTTCACGCAACGGGGGTCGGACTGGTTCTCTATGGGTATGAGAACAGGTTCAAAGGAGGATTGACTGGAGTGACCGACCACAACCTGTTCGATAAGATTGTGGACAAGATGAAGAACTGGTTTGGAGACCTATTCTAGTAATCAAATAAAACTGGAGGAAGGAGGTGTTTTGCGGCTTCAGTTCTTTGAGGAGTTCAGATCAAAGTGGATTCAGTTCAACAAGGTGGTGTGGTTTGTGCAAGGGGGTGGGACATGTTTGATCTCGTTGAAAATCTAAAACAAAACGCCAAGATAAAAGTGCTGGGAGTGGGAGGCGCAGGAGGGAATGCTGTCAATAGAATGATAGAATCCGGTCTGGCCGGAGTCGAATTCATTGCAACAAACACTGATATCCAGGTCCTTTCCATGTCCAAGGCAGATGTGAAGATCCAGCTCGGAGTGGAACTCACCAAAGGGCTGGGGTCCGGCGGAGATCCTGAAATCGGGAGAAAAGCAATCGAAGAGAACATAGACGACGTTGCAGATGCAATACGAGGAGCTGATATGCTGTTCGTGACTGCTGGATTGGGCGGCGGCACAGGTACTGGAGCCTCTCCCAGGGTTGCTGAGGTTGCCCGGGACCTGGATGTTCTCACGGTCGCTATCGTCACCAAGCCATTCGATTTCGAGGGGACGAAAAGGATACGCCAGGCTCAGGTTGGTGAGAAGGAGCTCAAAGGAAGGGTGGACACTCTGATAGTGATTCCCAATCAGCGGTTGCTTGCAGTGGTGGGCAACCAGACACCCATATATGAGGCGTTTCAGGTGTGCGATGAGGTGTTGCTTCAGGCAACAAGGGGCATTTCAGATCTGATAACTGTGCCCGGCCTCATCAACCTCGATTTTGCAGATGTGAGAACGATCATGTCCGAGACCGGAGAGGCCCTCATGGGAGCAGGATCTGGCACTGGCGAGAACAGGGCTCAGGCTGCAGCAACAGAAGCTATCGGCTGTCCGCTCCTGGAGGATGTTTCCATAGAAGGGGCAAGCGGCATTCTGGTCAACATAACTGGAGGACCTGATCTCACCTTGCACGAAGTAA
This sequence is a window from candidate division TA06 bacterium. Protein-coding genes within it:
- the murD gene encoding UDP-N-acetylmuramoyl-L-alanine--D-glutamate ligase, which encodes MDVKGRKFSIIGLGRSGVAAARLLMRKGAEVFASDVRERSELTAVADELERLGVRLEFGRHSERILESESIVVSPGVPSDTPVLKQAKEKGKAVISEVELAYSFLECPMVAVTGTNGKTTTAALINHVLEREGLRTALGGNVAPGIPMSGLVGKPLDFAVVEVSTFQLETIDRFRPHVGVLTNIAPDHLDRHGSFEEYKRLKARLFSNQTDQDFSVLNADDENVMDATEAVRSRRVFFSISGRVDSGVWVAEGDIRFRILERSGRICSSSEIALKGEFNLENSLAASAACLLLGVEKETIAEALASFKGVIHRLEEIGEIRGITFVNNSMCTNPTAASKSLAAFSEPLVLIMGGKDKGFDTDLLIKSVVEKAKHVVLIGEVAKRLSKELEVAGFSRYESASSMSDAFNKAYAASTSGDTILLSPGFASFDMFKNFEERGFAFKEAFAQLKSKSQ
- the ftsW gene encoding putative lipid II flippase FtsW, whose protein sequence is MPLLQVGTQSFCLLDLPVSTCSRTLRREGLHSRRPLPNSSRSLSDYQARPDLGLFIGMLVLVGFGTIMVYSSSAFYAWATSEFGSGFFFLKRHLIRLGVGLCAMVVAEKIDYRFWSRIAKPLLGVCMLLLVAVLIVGSGRSHGASRWLRISFVSVQPSELMKVCLVIFLASYVVSARENMKHFSRGFLPPLVVLGIITALVVKQPNFGTAVALLLIGFFMLYIGGSRVHHLVGAGIAGAVAVGLIAYGIPYAHHRIVGFMGAASGSLDGNYQLRQSLLGMGSGGLFGAGLGGSRAKLLFLPEPHTDFIFAVVAEELGFIGAIVLMGTFLFILVRGAQIALSSPDDFGMFLAAGLTISIFTYVLLHIAVVVGALPTTGLPLPFLSFGGSALFTNLVSVGILLNISKRRQKSKAPHYGRRCLR
- the murG gene encoding undecaprenyldiphospho-muramoylpentapeptide beta-N-acetylglucosaminyltransferase, giving the protein MSKVKVLVAVGMTGGHIFPGIAVAEELKAFDSGCQVVFAGSGRGRAKSLVARAGYNFIAVGARGWVGVGTRGKMLFLFLMAMSLVAAFLALLRERPQVVVGTGSYATVPFAVSALLMGIPTVLLEQNVVPGKATRLLSHFAREVHVAYGESTRHLSKRARGIVSGNPVRRSLFAPDRKSSIKEFDLDANLKTVFVFGGSRGARSINRAFADAAHVLSEHDELQFIVQTGEDDLQWVREACTKAKLKAYTAPFIHGMELAYACADIVVCRAGATTVAELTALGLPSILIPYPYSAGGHQEKNAMMLQKAGASVLVYDRRLTGEILASLILETLKSEARLASMAKAAKALGRRDAGRHIAQSILNAGRRECSGR
- a CDS encoding UDP-N-acetylmuramate--L-alanine ligase; protein product: MFRKIKHMHFVGIGGIGMSGIAEVLLNLGYTVTGSDLKESPITERLSSLGAKVSTGHSPHNVKDADVVVYSSAVKPDNVELVEAKSRQIPTIARAEMLAELMRMKYGIAVAGTHGKTTTTSMIARILTEGGLDPTIVVGGKLRSLDTNAKLGAGEYLVCEADESDRSFLKLSPTISVITTLEEEHMESYRDLETVEDAYVQFANKVPFYGCVVLSLDEKNLQNILARIEKRCITYGMKTQVNVKAKGVVFEGFGSKYVLQSNGDTLGEIRLGVPGLHNVYDSLAACAVGLELGLDFSVLTRALAEFKGVRRRFEIKGEVDEVTLIDDYGHHPTEIEVTLEGARRAWPGRIIAVFQPHLYSRTARLADSFGRSFYNADLVVVTDVYGAREEPIRGVSGRLISDACTASGHKAVNYVEDMAFVARWLLDIVRPGDMVLTMGAGDVYKVGEELLKLLKARSENSKARATS
- the murB gene encoding UDP-N-acetylmuramate dehydrogenase, with the translated sequence MGVLYEKLKELFKGEMAENKPMSRHTSFGIGGPAEIYCRPKNEEDLSGLLRFARSEGIDTLALGNGTNILVKDGGIPGIVIHTAFETLILEGEILTAGSALSLADLLEFCIENSVAGLEFMAGIPGSVGGALATNSGAYGHDFGERVVWVRGVNMDGSAVEQSVGGEEFAYRGSNFKGKMVIEGVRISVEKGESETLRREISEYLGRRKKNQPIGERSAGCIFKNPKGLHAGKLLDSVGLKGKTHGGAEVSQIHANFIINRGGASAKDVLYLIELAKDAVREKQGVELEHEIAIVGRD
- a CDS encoding FtsQ-type POTRA domain-containing protein; protein product: MNSSHRQVKKRRTRKLRVRVTFILFVLGLLASGGCGMYRRARDWRIFSISQIVVRGVGEEYVTRVADASGIKRGRSMLELNPREIARRLESLDFVRRAYIRRRPPGRVILDISGRKPFALVNGNIVVGEDGRAVSSDVKGLDLLVVDCPLRKGEGGFESVDPGLLQQAFLVLAAVESLGVKRVDVTNLDDARVLLADGTLLRLGSGRFCEKSRMIALVLRDLKERNGKVSTIDARFDSQILVLRQESLRSRKN
- the ftsA gene encoding cell division protein FtsA; protein product: MGRSTVIVGLDLGTTKIAAIVAEVSEKGEVNVVGVGTSPSDGLRRGVVVNLEKTVNSVKKAVHEAELMAGVRVDEVYAGIAGDHIRSINSRGVIAVTRSGNEIGQSDVHRVIEQARAVAIPIDREIIHVIPQEFVVDDQTGIKDPVGMAGVRLEAVVHIVTGAVTSAQNIYKSIDRAGMKIRDLVLQPLAASYAVLDPEERELGVAIIDIGGGTTDIAIFYDGSIRHTSVVGLGGSNITNDIAIGLRTPRTRAEEIKMKYGSAMASLIDPEAKIKVPGVGGREEREVSAQVLGSIIEPRLEEILSLAHREIKKTDYADLLGAGVVLTGGTARMVGIAQLAEQIFDLPVKVGIPKGVGGLTDSVTDPLHATGVGLVLYGYENRFKGGLTGVTDHNLFDKIVDKMKNWFGDLF
- the ftsZ gene encoding cell division protein FtsZ, whose product is MFDLVENLKQNAKIKVLGVGGAGGNAVNRMIESGLAGVEFIATNTDIQVLSMSKADVKIQLGVELTKGLGSGGDPEIGRKAIEENIDDVADAIRGADMLFVTAGLGGGTGTGASPRVAEVARDLDVLTVAIVTKPFDFEGTKRIRQAQVGEKELKGRVDTLIVIPNQRLLAVVGNQTPIYEAFQVCDEVLLQATRGISDLITVPGLINLDFADVRTIMSETGEALMGAGSGTGENRAQAAATEAIGCPLLEDVSIEGASGILVNITGGPDLTLHEVSDATTVVCEAAGKEANVIFGAVIDKALEGSVRVTVIATGLPSRKEDQISEVLEAKPSEFGPLRNQALDMPAFRRKDVLSKSKLLQKRDIRDFSTDELEIPTFMRRQMD